Proteins encoded within one genomic window of Acidiferrobacter thiooxydans:
- a CDS encoding ATP-binding protein encodes MSSDRILAEPAPRALSALLHNPPLAEQRMCGAHGAYLAQCHFGACWSRCPACAAADRVEERRRAARAAQSRMAADWQRRLGHAGIPLRFQDRTLDRFVVSHVAQERALGFASAYVAQFDQVLATGRSALFVGKPGTGKTHLAAGMGLALMARHRSVLFLTVLRALRLVKDTWSRGSEWSESDAVARLARPDLLILDEVGMQFGSRTEENILFDVLNERYESRRPTLLISNLSVDEVREVVGERVWDRLREDGGDVVTFDWTSYRGSHE; translated from the coding sequence ATGAGCAGCGATCGGATCCTGGCGGAACCAGCGCCCCGCGCCCTGTCCGCCCTGTTGCACAACCCGCCCCTTGCCGAGCAGCGGATGTGCGGAGCCCACGGCGCCTACCTCGCTCAGTGCCACTTCGGCGCCTGTTGGTCGCGTTGCCCGGCCTGCGCGGCCGCGGATCGCGTCGAGGAGCGCAGGCGCGCGGCACGCGCCGCTCAGTCCCGTATGGCTGCGGACTGGCAGCGCCGGCTGGGGCACGCCGGGATCCCGTTGCGCTTTCAGGATCGGACGCTCGATCGCTTCGTCGTGAGCCACGTCGCGCAAGAGAGGGCGCTCGGTTTCGCGAGCGCCTATGTCGCCCAGTTCGACCAGGTTCTGGCGACGGGCCGCAGCGCGCTTTTTGTCGGGAAGCCGGGCACCGGCAAAACCCATCTGGCGGCGGGCATGGGCCTCGCTCTCATGGCGCGTCACCGCAGTGTGCTGTTCCTGACCGTTCTGCGGGCCTTGCGCTTAGTGAAGGATACCTGGTCGCGCGGGAGCGAGTGGAGTGAATCGGACGCCGTGGCGCGCCTCGCGCGCCCCGATCTGTTGATTCTAGACGAGGTCGGCATGCAGTTCGGTTCACGAACCGAGGAAAACATCCTCTTCGATGTGCTGAACGAACGCTACGAATCCCGTCGACCCACGCTCCTGATCTCCAACCTGTCGGTGGACGAGGTGCGTGAAGTGGTGGGGGAGCGGGTATGGGATCGACTCCGCGAGGATGGCGGAGACGTTGTGACGTTCGATTGGACCTCGTATCGGGGGAGTCATGAGTAA
- a CDS encoding DotI/IcmL/TraM family protein yields the protein MSASSRPKPAAHAAPEIALSVDHYRRGYHAALALALILTGVTVGSLILAYIGWSRPVVTRYFATSNNGRIVTLRPLTAPLLSRLAITSFATDAATRLYTLDFARWRADIARARTDFLPQPFALWRQSIQQSLLPSIIQERLIASAAPAAAPTILGQGVLGQAGALSGRYGWSVRVRLIVSYLGVQGTTSQHVTVTMLIVRVNPDTYPRGVAIAHLTITQSKGEG from the coding sequence ATGAGCGCGTCCAGCCGCCCCAAACCCGCGGCGCATGCCGCCCCGGAGATCGCCCTCTCGGTGGACCACTACCGCCGCGGTTACCACGCGGCGCTCGCCTTGGCGTTGATCCTGACGGGGGTAACCGTTGGGTCTCTGATCCTGGCCTACATCGGTTGGTCCCGTCCGGTCGTGACGCGATACTTTGCGACCTCCAACAACGGTCGCATCGTCACCTTGCGGCCGCTGACGGCGCCGCTCCTGAGCCGCCTCGCCATCACGAGTTTTGCTACCGATGCCGCCACGCGGCTCTACACCCTCGATTTCGCGCGGTGGCGCGCGGACATCGCACGGGCCCGCACGGATTTCCTGCCGCAACCCTTCGCTCTGTGGCGGCAATCCATTCAACAATCGCTGTTGCCATCGATCATCCAGGAGCGGTTGATTGCCTCGGCCGCACCGGCTGCGGCACCGACCATCCTCGGCCAGGGGGTTTTGGGTCAGGCAGGGGCGCTATCGGGTCGTTACGGATGGTCGGTGCGGGTACGGCTCATCGTGAGCTATCTGGGCGTGCAGGGCACGACGTCGCAGCACGTCACCGTGACGATGCTGATCGTGCGCGTCAATCCGGATACCTATCCGCGTGGCGTGGCGATCGCGCACCTCACGATCACGCAATCGAAAGGGGAGGGGTAA
- a CDS encoding DotH/IcmK family type IV secretion protein: MVRPVKAATHRKPGKRLPAVLASLVMSMAPCAFAKTPPTPSPARPAGSGLPTSTFRRILLGQLPLSPRQIHALKKRWRASQHAAVAPVRPVQDRSLVAAVTPAPGMRAVRVRIARGYVSAITFVDQAGHGWPVAAAYSPDPRALQVLPSQPAPNTILLNILSRNPFARAIGFDVILAGLDIPITLIAESGHRSVDTLTVLRVAGLSPQDRKALSGGGLAVPTASGLRSTASHALMRTLAGIAPKGAKAVFRGYPGVLAWREKSQLFMRLATGMQLLSPAWASRAAAHHYTAYVLPMIDDVLIMNNGHVVSLRATQKSQEASHG; this comes from the coding sequence GTGGTGAGGCCCGTCAAGGCCGCGACGCATCGCAAGCCAGGGAAACGGCTCCCGGCTGTGTTGGCAAGCCTGGTGATGTCGATGGCACCCTGCGCTTTCGCGAAAACGCCACCGACGCCGTCGCCGGCGCGCCCGGCCGGATCCGGCCTGCCGACATCGACATTCCGGCGGATCTTGCTGGGGCAGCTCCCGCTGTCACCGCGCCAGATCCACGCGCTCAAGAAGCGTTGGCGCGCCAGCCAGCATGCGGCCGTGGCCCCCGTACGGCCCGTACAGGACCGGTCCTTGGTCGCCGCCGTGACCCCGGCGCCCGGGATGCGCGCCGTGCGCGTGCGGATTGCGCGCGGCTATGTCTCGGCCATCACGTTCGTCGACCAGGCGGGACACGGTTGGCCTGTGGCGGCCGCCTATTCGCCGGATCCCCGGGCCCTGCAGGTGCTGCCGTCACAGCCGGCCCCCAATACCATCCTGCTGAACATCCTGTCGCGCAATCCGTTTGCGCGTGCCATCGGGTTCGATGTGATCTTGGCGGGTCTGGACATCCCCATCACCCTGATCGCGGAAAGTGGCCACCGCAGCGTGGATACCTTGACCGTCCTGCGCGTCGCGGGCCTCTCCCCTCAGGACCGCAAGGCCTTGTCGGGCGGGGGCCTGGCGGTACCGACCGCATCCGGCCTCCGGTCCACCGCCTCGCACGCCCTCATGCGGACGCTGGCCGGCATCGCCCCGAAAGGCGCTAAGGCCGTGTTCCGCGGGTATCCGGGGGTCTTGGCCTGGCGCGAAAAATCCCAGCTCTTTATGCGCCTGGCGACGGGAATGCAGCTGCTCTCGCCCGCATGGGCCTCGCGCGCCGCCGCGCATCACTACACAGCCTATGTGCTGCCGATGATCGACGATGTGCTCATCATGAACAACGGACACGTCGTATCGTTGCGCGCCACGCAGAAATCCCAGGAGGCCTCCCATGGTTGA
- a CDS encoding DotG/IcmE/VirB10 family protein, which produces MVDADPAARNAPPAPPVPRAPSPVERVRTSTGVRVALILVVAVIALAITVFVMVHRSHGQAASAPVAPPKTRAGIIGGVGYGNHYYRHKARQYVARQEKRAAARGQIAMPTPTNQFHRAHHHPKRVVRAAQATVMRGEKGPATPSRPPALGEIQDLMASWRRPGVPIAVIGLPPRKSPRRHASGVSGPSAKARSLSVSSTKPSQAPATGAPAIIIPAGQIDYAVTILAVNSNVPGPVECRLTSGPFRGDNMLGSFQDVHERLVLALHRIILANGHSEAISALAISPKSGLPAVRGTVDHHYLERYGLLFAGAYLQGYGQAFQQNGSTALTGSGLAITTNNTAQYASRAALGSLGQTMAQQFTQDANIPATVSLPSGAGMGVLFMKPVTAQAAP; this is translated from the coding sequence ATGGTTGATGCCGATCCGGCCGCGCGCAACGCGCCGCCTGCGCCCCCGGTCCCGCGCGCCCCCTCTCCGGTGGAACGTGTGAGGACCTCGACGGGTGTGCGGGTGGCGCTCATCCTGGTCGTGGCCGTGATCGCGCTCGCGATCACGGTATTCGTCATGGTGCACCGAAGCCATGGGCAGGCCGCAAGCGCGCCGGTCGCGCCGCCGAAGACCCGAGCCGGCATCATCGGCGGCGTGGGGTACGGCAATCACTACTATCGCCACAAGGCCCGCCAGTATGTCGCGCGCCAGGAGAAGAGGGCGGCCGCGCGAGGACAGATTGCGATGCCCACGCCGACCAACCAATTCCATCGGGCGCATCATCACCCCAAAAGGGTGGTGCGCGCCGCCCAAGCCACGGTCATGCGGGGGGAGAAGGGGCCGGCGACCCCGTCTCGCCCCCCGGCCCTGGGGGAAATTCAGGATCTGATGGCATCCTGGCGTCGTCCGGGGGTACCGATCGCGGTGATCGGGTTGCCACCCCGCAAATCCCCACGGCGGCACGCGAGCGGAGTCTCGGGCCCGTCCGCGAAGGCCCGCAGTCTTTCCGTTTCGTCCACCAAGCCGAGTCAGGCGCCGGCCACGGGGGCGCCCGCCATCATCATCCCGGCGGGCCAGATCGATTACGCGGTGACGATCCTGGCCGTCAATTCCAACGTGCCCGGGCCCGTGGAGTGCCGTCTGACGTCGGGCCCCTTCCGGGGCGACAATATGCTGGGGTCGTTTCAGGACGTGCACGAGCGGCTCGTGCTGGCGCTCCATCGGATCATCCTGGCCAATGGCCACTCGGAGGCCATTTCGGCGCTGGCCATCAGCCCAAAGTCGGGATTGCCGGCGGTGCGGGGCACGGTCGACCACCACTATCTCGAGCGCTACGGACTCCTGTTCGCGGGCGCCTATCTGCAGGGATATGGGCAGGCCTTTCAGCAGAACGGCAGTACCGCGCTGACCGGGAGTGGGCTCGCGATCACCACCAACAACACGGCGCAATACGCGAGCCGTGCCGCCTTGGGGTCCCTGGGCCAGACCATGGCGCAACAGTTCACGCAGGATGCGAATATTCCCGCCACCGTGTCGCTGCCCAGCGGCGCCGGCATGGGGGTCCTTTTCATGAAACCCGTCACCGCGCAGGCCGCCCCATGA
- a CDS encoding single-stranded DNA-binding protein, with product MSNNNSIKLVGNLVADPEVKTNNENGKEFAVFRLGVNKSFVKEGSEETADFFRCIVGGKLVDEMKALKKGAFVQVEGEIGTRKYEKDGVWHTETFVRPDTVKKLEAKAKAEAEAAAAANPAPTFDEALSF from the coding sequence ATGTCAAACAACAACAGCATCAAACTGGTCGGTAATCTGGTTGCCGATCCCGAGGTCAAGACGAACAACGAAAACGGCAAGGAGTTCGCCGTCTTCCGGTTGGGCGTCAACAAGTCCTTCGTGAAAGAGGGGTCGGAAGAGACGGCGGACTTTTTCCGTTGCATCGTCGGCGGCAAGCTCGTCGATGAGATGAAGGCCCTCAAGAAAGGGGCGTTCGTTCAGGTCGAAGGGGAAATAGGGACCCGCAAGTATGAGAAGGACGGTGTTTGGCACACCGAGACGTTTGTGCGCCCCGATACCGTGAAAAAGCTCGAGGCGAAGGCCAAGGCCGAAGCCGAGGCCGCGGCAGCAGCAAACCCGGCACCCACCTTTGATGAGGCGCTGTCCTTCTGA
- a CDS encoding CopG family transcriptional regulator has product MAIIAKQHTLAKEGTRASVSFPADLYAELERIAGEKKVSVAWVVRDAVEKYVAAQYPLCRRQQ; this is encoded by the coding sequence ATGGCCATTATAGCGAAACAGCACACGTTGGCGAAGGAAGGTACCCGCGCATCGGTGAGCTTCCCAGCCGATCTCTATGCAGAGCTGGAACGCATCGCAGGGGAAAAGAAGGTGTCCGTGGCCTGGGTTGTCCGGGACGCCGTCGAAAAATATGTTGCGGCGCAGTACCCACTTTGCCGCCGCCAGCAGTAA
- a CDS encoding DNA cytosine methyltransferase yields the protein MSRNVRAIRKKIGRLEVGGKLRVLDLFAGCGGISLGFSAAGFSIAGAVEIDPEAAASHGRNFHSGDWVYSRARDITKTTPDQLAGELQIGPTAEAFDVLVGGPPCQAFARVGRPKLREVDNHAEAFKHDPRAQLYIDYLRYVEAFAPLAVLVENVPDVLNHGGQNIAEEIAEVLESKGYVCRYTLLNAAFYGVPQMRERMILIAYRCEIADTVTFPDPTHFIDLPQGYEGTRSVALKFLDSEIADDAHHYVPAPKPARSLPPAITAEEALGDLPPIDARKLLKSGALRRGARRFDAPMPYGGEPHTPYAKLMRTWPGFEAPVALTDHVIRYLPRDYPIFARMNPGDQYPQAYAHALEMFEEHLELLTKQGVKVKPASKRYEEIKASIVPPYDVGKFPNKWRKMWRDQPARTLMAHLGKDSYSHIHYDSRQARTISVREAARLHSFPDGFAFCGTMNPAFRQIGNAVPPLLAKAVATHMMKTLKQIDRGEVDESRRAAATVS from the coding sequence TTGAGCAGGAACGTACGCGCCATCCGCAAGAAGATCGGCCGCCTGGAGGTGGGGGGCAAGCTCCGAGTACTCGATCTGTTCGCCGGCTGTGGCGGGATCTCGCTTGGATTCTCAGCTGCTGGCTTCAGTATCGCGGGCGCGGTGGAAATCGACCCGGAGGCGGCAGCATCCCATGGTCGCAATTTCCATAGTGGCGATTGGGTTTATTCCCGCGCGCGCGATATCACGAAGACGACCCCGGACCAACTGGCGGGGGAATTACAGATCGGGCCCACGGCCGAAGCTTTCGATGTACTCGTCGGCGGCCCGCCCTGTCAGGCCTTCGCTCGCGTCGGCCGACCCAAGTTGCGGGAGGTGGACAATCACGCAGAGGCCTTTAAGCACGATCCGCGCGCCCAGCTCTACATTGACTATCTGCGCTACGTCGAGGCCTTCGCGCCGCTCGCAGTTTTGGTCGAGAACGTGCCCGACGTGCTCAATCATGGCGGGCAAAACATCGCCGAAGAGATCGCCGAAGTGCTGGAAAGCAAAGGCTACGTCTGCCGATACACCCTGCTGAATGCAGCCTTCTATGGCGTACCGCAGATGCGTGAGCGAATGATTCTGATCGCGTATCGGTGTGAGATCGCCGACACGGTCACGTTCCCTGATCCGACGCATTTCATCGACCTGCCGCAAGGTTATGAAGGTACGCGCTCAGTTGCACTCAAGTTCCTCGACAGCGAAATTGCCGACGACGCGCATCACTACGTCCCTGCCCCGAAGCCTGCACGTTCGCTTCCTCCAGCCATAACAGCTGAGGAAGCGCTCGGGGACCTGCCCCCCATTGATGCCCGCAAGTTGCTAAAAAGCGGTGCGTTGCGCCGTGGTGCGCGACGTTTCGACGCGCCGATGCCTTATGGCGGGGAGCCGCACACCCCTTATGCCAAGCTGATGCGTACGTGGCCTGGCTTCGAGGCGCCTGTGGCGCTTACCGACCATGTTATCCGTTATCTGCCGCGCGACTACCCGATCTTCGCGCGTATGAATCCGGGTGATCAGTACCCGCAGGCTTACGCGCACGCCTTGGAAATGTTTGAGGAACACCTGGAATTACTCACTAAACAGGGTGTAAAGGTCAAACCCGCTTCGAAGCGGTACGAGGAAATCAAGGCTTCGATCGTGCCTCCCTACGATGTGGGTAAGTTCCCAAACAAGTGGCGCAAAATGTGGCGCGACCAGCCAGCGCGAACGCTGATGGCCCATCTCGGCAAAGACAGCTACAGCCATATCCACTACGACAGCCGCCAAGCCCGTACAATCTCTGTACGTGAGGCTGCACGCCTTCACTCGTTTCCAGATGGATTTGCCTTCTGTGGGACGATGAATCCCGCTTTCCGACAGATCGGGAACGCCGTTCCGCCGCTGCTCGC